CGTCACTCACGTCTTGCGTAATCATCCGAAGGAATCTGTTATCGAGATCACCATTCACGAAGGAAAGAATCGCCAAATACGACGAATGTTTGAGGCCATCGGCCATCCCGTAAAGCGCTTGAAACGAATTCAATTCGGGCCCCTTGAATTGGGGACGCTGCCGACAGGGGAATGGAGATTGTTGACCGCCGCGGAGCAGAAGGCCCTCTACGAAACCGTAGGCATGGTCCCGCCAGAGCCACCTGTGCCGAAACAAGCGCAGACAACGACGAAAAATCGACCGAGAAAACGTTCCTGACAGATGCCCTTCGGAAGATGGGCGTGCCTACTTTATCACGAGTGACTTGCTGCCTGTCGAAATGACGGGCATAATGGTAGCGAAAGGGATTGGAGGGACTCGGATGGACCACCAGCCGTACATTCTCGTTGTCGATGACGAGGAACGCATTCGCAGACTCGTGCGAATGTACCTTGAGCGCAGCGGATTTCGAGTAGATGAAGCAGAGGATGGAAATGAAGCATTGGGGATGGCATTGGCCAAACCGTATTCTCTGCTGATTCTCGATTTGATGCTCCCAGGGTTGGATGGCCGTGATGTGTGTCACCAAGTTCGACAGTCCTCCAACGTTCCAATTATCATGTTGACCGCTGCAGGCGACGAGACCGAGCGCGTCCATGGATTTGAACTGGGTGCCGATGACTACGTGGTGAAGCCTTTTAGCCCACGAGAATTGGTTATGCGAGTGAAAGCATTGTTAAAGCGTTCTGGAGAGCCAGACCTGCAAAAGCCGGAGTTACAGCAGGTAATGACCTTTCGTGACCTGGCGATACACCTCGATGCGCGTCGTGTTGAGGTTGCGGGTGAGGAAATCAGCTTGACACCGAAAGAGTTTGATTTGCTCGTATACATGGCGCAGCGACCGGATAAAGTGTTCAGTCGTGAAGAACTCCTGCGTGACGTCTGGAACTACCAGTTCTACGGAGATCAAAGGACTGTCGATACACATATCAAGCGACTACGTGAGAAACTCGGACAGGCTTCCGAGCGAGTCAGTCTATACATTGGCACCGTCTGGGGTGTCGGGTACAAATTTGAGGCAAATCCGTGATTCAAAACAGCATTGTTGCAAAACTATGGCTCACCATCGTCGGCATGGTAGGTCTTGTTTTGCTATTGTTATCCTTTCTCCTGCAGCAGTTTTTTGACAACTACGTTTATCAGCAACAAGGCGCCGAACTACGTCGAGTTGCGTTTAGCGTACAAACCCTTATCGAAAAGAACCCTGAGAGCCTCAGCAGCAACGTCCGACTCGCCAACAACATTGCTGTCATCTTTGACAATGCAAATATCGTTGTTCAAGTGCCGATTGCGCACCAGAGTACACTCGGCAAAGTTTTTGATGCATTTAACCAACCCGACAAACAATTGTTTATGAACGGGCAGCCGGTCATCAGAGAAGCCGGGACGGGCGGCAAGGACCACCTGTCCGTCTACCTTCTCGTCAAGAGCCCCGGGTCCGGAGCACCTGGGATGATTCAAGTCACGCAAAAGATGAGTACCCTGGACGCTCCGCTGACGCGTATGCGCAACCTCATTGTGTTTGCCGTCGTCCTTGGCGTGCTGCTCACGACTGGACTCGCTTTTGTTGTGTCTAAGAATCTATCTCGACCCCTTGTGCAGATGAACAAGGCCGCTGAAGACATGGCACGTGGTAACTTTCACCACCGGATTCAGGTGGTCACGAAGGACGAAGTCGGACGCCTCGGTCGAACATTTAACTTTTTAACGAATGAGCTCGAGCGTACAATCGCGGCCCTGTCGGTTGAAAAAGACCAGCTCAGCAGCATTTTGTCGTCGCTTGTCGACGGCGTGGTGGCGGCCGATGCCGGGGGGCACATCACCCTTGCGAATCCTCCCGCATTGCGGCGACTCGCATCCTTTTACGACCTCTCGGTCGCACCAGAGCCGCCTTCGTCTGATGGAGACAAACGTCTGCCCGCTCCACTACTCTCGATGATGGAAAACGTATCTCGGGTCAATCAGACGCAAACACGCGAGATGAACTGGCATGGGCGCGACTATGTTTTTGTGATGACACCGCTGTATGAGTCCGACGGATCGACGCCGCGCGGGGTTGTCTGTGTTTTCAGGGACATTACCGAGGAGAAGAAACTTGACCGATTGCGCAAAGACTTCATTGCCAATGTCTCGCACGAATTAAGAACGCCACTCAGCATGATGCAGGGCTATAGTGAGGCCCTATTGGACGAATTTGGCGATGACCCGGTCTCACGGCGTGAACTTACGGGTATCATTCACGATGAGTCGCTTCGTATGAAACGACTGGTGAACGACTTGCTAGACCTTGCACAACTGGAATCCGGGCACTTTCAGATGGACTATCAGCAAATCGATTTTGCCGAACTTATTGAACGTGTTGGGCGCAAGTTTAGTCAACTGGCGGCAGAACAGATTGTGTCTCTCGAAACCAAGGTCCCAACCGAGCAAATTCTCATTCTTGCCGACGCAGACAGGATGGAACAGGTCTGCACGAACCTCGTAGATAACGCCATTCGTCACACGCATGAAGGCGGGCACGTCACGCTCGTCCTTTCTCGAACGGAGAGACTGGCGAGGCTGACTGTGACAGACACCGGCTCAGGCATTCCGAAAGACGATCTTCCGTACATTTGGGAACGGTTTTACAAAGCAGATAAGGCAAGAACCCGGGGAGCGTCAGGGGGTATTGGCCTTGGACTTTCGATTACACGGCATATTATCCTTGAACACGGGGGAGATATTATGGTCAACAGCCGGGAAGGTCACGGCACGACATTTACCGTATCGTTGCCACTCGGGGACCTGAGACAGGCCTCACAGGAGGAATGAATTTGGGTTGGGTTTACTATTGGCGGCTAGTCGATACGGAGTTTCAGGCTTCGTGCCTGAAGGCCCGTTTTGAGTCCGCAGAGGGCTGGCTGTACCGTCGGGCGCCCCAATATATTGGCGTCTTTCGAACGCCCGGCGGCAAATATGGCATCAAAGTGCTGTTTTAGCAGTCAATGAGTCAGCGCAGCAGGTGCAACATGGCGACTCTGTGATAACAAGTCAATCATCAGTGTCAGCAAGTCCCGGTCTTCCCGCGGCAATGTACTCAATCGATGTGCTGCCTGCAGATATGGAGTTGCCGATTCGTTGAGGACGAAGTTTTGCAGGTATAGTGGCAACTCATAGGGTGAATTCTTCATCTTAGGCGGTTGCAAGGTACTGCTCTCATCACACAGCGCATTGAGTGGGACACCCAGCGATTCCGCAAGTCGCAGTGCATATTCGAGCGACGGAAAACGCTTACCACGTTCTATGGATGAGATGTGTGGCGTTGAGATTCCAGAGCGCAGGGAGAGTTCTTGTTGCGACCAACTCCGTTCCTGCCGGAGTCTTCGCACACGGGTGCCAAACGAAGGATTCAAAGTAATTTCCTCCTTGCTGGGGAATATATTGTCTTTCTCTGACACTGTAGTCCGTTCATGCTTTTTTGTAAATCGCCGATGTTGAATTCGGTTAACTTTTTGAAGAGAAAGGACGAAATTGAGGATTTGTACACAAGTCTGAGGGGCCAAAGGGACATCACAAAAGGCATTGTCGACCAGATTCAGGATGCAAAGTTCCGTGTTGCCATCACAGGTGCAGGCATTAGCAGTGCCAGCGGTCTGCCACTCCTCGGGGACGACGTCGGCGGAATTGAGCTCCGAGAGTTTTTCGACGGCTCTATCTACCACCAAGACAAGAAGCAATTTTACGATTCATACCGGAAAATCTTGCGCATGTTTGTACAGGCGCGCCCGAATCCTGCACACACTGCTCTTGCAGCGAGTCACGTGTCTGTCATTACCCAAAACATTGACGGTTTGCACCGAATCGCGGGGTCAGAACGTCTGCTGGAGATTCACGGAAACATCCGTGAGTTGCGATGCATGAACTGTGGGTTGGTTGAGTCCAGTATGAGGGCTCTACACTATTCAGTGCCAAGATGTCCGAACTGCAATCAGATTCTTCATCCGGGCATTACCCTCACTGGGGAGGAGGTTCGGCATGTCAGTCGTGCAACGGACTGGGCTGGCCGCGCCGACCTAATCCTCATTGTCGGAACAGAGTTGTCCGCACAGCCAGTCGCAAAACTCCCCGACGCGGCACGCCAGGGCACACCCATTATTGAAATCAATCAAAACGCAGAAGTGCTCTTGCCAATGTTACTTCAGCAAGAGCACGCGTAAATCGTTTGCGCTAGCGCGCATTCATCAACCGCGCCGCGATGTTGTTGCAAACAAAGCAGGTTGCCTACCAGCGAGATTCTCGACCAGATGTGACAAACCCTATGGCCACAAAAGCGCCAGCCATCGCTAAGAAAATGGTTGTGAGTGTTTGACCATGCTCAGAAAAGAACACAGACATCACGGCAAAGACAAGACACATGATTGCAAGACCGAGATAGTACTTGAACATCCCGAACCCCCCTTAACAGATAGAACGATAATGAAACAATAATCGGAAAGAATCCACCACATATGTTATCATCCTGTCTGCTTTGGTGCAATCAATCGCTGCTTCGTATTGAACAGTTCATGCATCTGTACCTGCCTCTTCGTACAAACTTCATCATTTCGTCAAATTCTGCAATCTAGGATTTACCTATTCCTTTCCGGATGGTCCTTCGCTATAATAAGGTCAGACTTTCCCATATCCTTTTTGAGAGCGCCCCCTAATCCGGTTGGTTTACCAAAGGGGGCGCTCCTCTCATTCCTAGTCAAAAATCGAGGTCTATGACGTTATTTGTGTAAACTTGTCCTTCGTCTGTACTATGATACAATCAAAACCAACAAATACAGTTGATGAGCCCGGAAAAGGGGTTGTTCCATGGTTCGACATTGGTATGTTTCGGAACACAGCCGCAAGGCAAAATTGTTGAGGCAAGTCTACGAGCAGCTTCGTCAACGTGTGGACAAGCAACACTGGGTAGAGTCCTTTCAATGGGAGACCGTCCAGGGCCAAGATGGTATTGTTGCGCCGAGACAAGACAAACAAAAGTTATTGAACTTGAAGATACAAGACGAGCATTTAAGTCCATACAGCAAAACGGACATGAACCTGTTCCAGATGCACATGTTGAATGAAGAGGTTGAAATCACCATCTTCAAGGCAGCTCACGGCTGGGTTCTTGTGTACGACGGGGTCAGCGAAGGTCCGAGACCGTTTGGCCAACTGGGTTATGATACGCGCTGATGGACCTCAACAGAAAGACGCTCCGCACGGTCAATGCGTCGTAACGATTGTTCAAGCAGGATGAGCAAGTAAACAAACAACAACCCATCGCTCCACCATCCGTTGGATAGTGCAAAGGTGTCATATAGCCCATGGGCGACGGCTGGCACGATGTACGCCCAGGCTTTTGATTTACCTCGAAAAACCGATTGTGCAAAGTAGTAGCCCATCCAGATGCCGAACATCAGATGCGCAGGTACGGCGGTTACAGCACGCAAAACGGCCGTGGAAATCCCATCGTGCGTCACATACAGAATGTTCTCTACGCACGCAAACCCAAGTGCAGTGGCGCCGGAGTAGATGATGCTGTCGAGAGGCGTGTGAATATAGCCGCGTTGGAGTGCACCCCTGTCGACGACGGCTGCTTTGAGGAATTCTTCCACCATGCCAGCCACAAAAAACGCTGTAACGAACACCGACGGCAACATCAGACTATTGGCAACCCCAATTCCATGGGATTCCATGAGCACGCGCTCGAGGAGGCCGGCTGGGAGGACAACCCCCGCCCCGCGAAGAAACAAGGACCAGACGCGTCGCTTCGGCTCGGGATGCAGTCGGTCACGGGTATACAACCAGATCAAGAGTAAGCAAACCGGCAGGACGGCGAGAATCGCGTAAAACATTCGGCCCGCCCCTTTCCACTTGAGATGAAGTCAGTATCACCGCCATTAGGGTTCTTCATCCGAAGGCATGACAGGGCAAAGAGGATTGCTCAGATGTGGGCGAATGAGTGCAACAGTGATGTGAAGACCTCACAATAAAAACCGAATGTGGTACGCGGAAAGGTTGAGAGAAATGGTTCATCTGAAAGGGTTTTTGAGGGAATTACATAACCATACTGTGTCCGTAGAGGACACAAATTATCGAGTCGAGTACGCCCTTTCTGTTGGTAACGAGGAGTTACCGCTCACATCACTCCTTGAAAATTCCATTGAGATGCGATTTACTGGCGAAAAATCTTGTGTTCATTGCGGCCGCAAGGTTAAAAAACTATTCCAAAACGGGTATTGCTATCCGTGCGTTACGACGCTCGCTGAATGTGACCTCTGCATTGTCAAGCCCCACGAGTGTCACTACGACCAAGGGACCTGTCGTGACAATACATTTGGAGACAGCCACTGTATGATTCCACACTACGTGTATCTGGCAGACAGCAGTGCGGTCAAAGTGGGACTTACGCGCAAGGGACGCCAGCTAAAGCGATGGACGGACCAAGGAGCAACGTCAGCTGTACTATTGGCGCAAACACCAACGAGGAAGTTGGCGGGGCAACTCGAAATGCATATCGCGCAACACCTTCCTGACAAGACGGATTGGAGAAAGATGCTCCGGGATACAGGGGACCGTGACGCGGATTTACTCGACGTTCGGCAACAAGTAATTTCCAGGCTTGACAGTGGATATACTGGGTTTATCTTGGCGGACTCCGGCCCGATTCATCGTTTTGAATATCCGCGGGTCAGCGGCTTTGAACCCATTCTGAAATCTCTTTCGTTGGATAAGGAACCGACTGTGTCCGGCCGGCTGTATGCGATTAAGGGACAATATTTAATGTTCGAGCACGGCGTTTTGAACATAAAGAAACACGCGGGGTTTCACGTCGAAGTATCGGTTTCTGCCGGAGTAAGTTGATGCATGCGCTGCCGCAGCAAGGATAATAGGCTGTCAGGTGTGTCTGCCACCATGATATCACCGTCAAAAAATACATAGGAGCACTGTGCGCACAGCTCACACTCGCTCATACAAGTGTTTTCGATGATGGATATGCCAACGAACTCTTCTTCTAACCGAAATAACTCGGGCCTCGACGCCGGATTGGCATCGCAGACTTCAATGAGAATAAACCCACCGTACATTTCCTCGTTCCCTCCATGACTGCTAGTGTACCACGAATGTCTGGTGACCTCACTGCAGCACGCGACCTTCCCGAATTGAAATGGATGAAAATGGATTCGGATGGCAGCCTTTTCTCTCGGGTACAATATCGCGTAATCACATTGCCAGGGAGGGAAGACGTACGATGCCGTGGGTCTACGAGGCTCGCCTCTACGATTCAAAATCTGTCGCTTCATACGTGGCCATGTGCGTTCGTGACGACCATTTGCTGCGAGGCTCAAGTGACGTGAAAGTGCAGGTATACAGAACAAGGAAAGGAAACTACGGAGTTCGCTATCAGCACTAGGTGCCCCCTTAACACTGCGTCAGCCCTCGGTTACAATAGGTGTAGACTTGAAGCCGAAAGGACTGGCACAAAATGGCGAATTCAATGAATCTCAAGTGGTGCAAAAAGAATCTTGAGAAGTACTCTCAGGCGGTCTATGACCTGATTGTTCAAGAGCATCCCGAAGTGGAATGTGAAATTGTCGATTGCGCTGATAAATGCGCACTCTGTACAGACGTTCCGTTTGCAGTTCGCAACAATGCAACGGTTGCGGCCAGAGATGCGCGAGGCTTGTACATGAAATTGGAACGAGGATTCGGATTTGTCTCGAAGCCGATACTTCCTGGCACCTACGAAGATGCTGCGAGTAAAGCTGAGGAAGAGACACCTGTGACAACCTGACAGTCCGGCTCATGTACTCATGACTTATGAAATACTGGACCCGGTGGGCATCTGTGGAATCCGGAGGTCAGACATCACCGCACAGGGCGACTGAGAATAGGATTGAGCGTAGGACCTTCTCAGTTACACCTGTGAGGTGACGGTGAATGGCGACGAATCCAAGGACCGGGACCAGAAAGCGGCAAAATCCCGTTGTCAACACGGGTTTGCCCAACTTTGTCAGTTTGGTAAATCGTTATAAAAAGGCTGTTGTAGGTATCGAAGTAACCCAGGAGCGGCATGCTGCCCCGAGGTTGCTTCCGTTTGGAATGCCATGGGAGCGACCGGAAGCGGAAAACTTCCGGTCCATCAACATAGGAACGGGATTCTTCTTTGACCAGAAGGGACACATATTAACCAATGAGCATGTTGTCCACGGAGCAACCAAGGTCCTGCTTCGCCAATATGGGAAGCAAGAGCCGATTGAAGCGACGATTGTAGCCTCGGACTACCGTCATGACATTGCAATTCTCCGTGCCCCCATCGCTATCCCAAAGACCATTCTCAGGATGAGTGAACAAAAGGCGGCTAAGCCTGGTGAGTGGGTCGTGGCAATCGGTTCTCCGCTCGGACTAGACCATACGGTGACCGTTGGCATCGTGAGTGCCGTCGGACGACCTCTGAAAATTGGCGAGCGAGACTATCCAAACCTGCTTCAAACGGATGCAGCAATTAACCGTGGAAACAGCGGTGGGCCACTCATTAACCTCTCTGGACAGGTAGTCGGCATGAACACTGCGGTCAGTCAGAGTTCTCAAGGAATCGGTTTCGCAATTGCTGCCGAGGTTCTGCACGACACCGTTCGTCGCCTCATGAAATAAGTCAGCAACCGTAGCCTCCGTCAGAGCCTGAAGGGCTGCCACCTGGTCTCGCCTTCAGGCTCGCGCCTAGAGATGACCCGTTCATACTGGTCACCTACCCCTTTTTGTCCCTGGTTAGGCACATTACCCCCGATGCAATTGTCGAGCCAGTGCATTTCAATCCGAGTGCCTGCGCACAATCTAGGTTGACTGGAGAAGTCCCAGGTGCATGTTGCCATGGTCACAAACCTACATAGACAAGCCTTGGTGCTGATTGAGGGAATTTGGCGTGGTCTGATAGAGCAGAAATGCTGGTTGGGACAGATGATGCCGTGGTCCCGTGAATCGTTCTGTGCGCACTGTCACAATCTCAGTGAGTGCCATGTGATTTGCTGAGAAAAAGACGAAGATAAAGTTTTCCTGATTGCGCAACTGGGTGTCGAAGTGAGGAGATGAAATTCATGACAAGCGGAGGTTCTTCGAATTCGGTGTCCTGGAACGATTTCCTAGGCCCAAATTACGCCTATGTGTTGGAGTTATACGACAAATACCGAGCAGACCCAAATTCTGTGGACGAAGCAATGCAACAATACTTCAATCGAGCCGCAAGAAATCAACAGGAGCAGCAGGCACGCGCAACGACCGGCACATCTGGCCCCGAACCGAGGGCGGGTGATGTGCGGAGTGAGGATGTTCGTGTGGTCATTGCTGCGGTTCAACTGACCCGTAATATTCGTGAGTTCGGGCATCTTAGTGCACGTATCAACCCGCTAGCGAAAGACGTTCCAGAAAACGAAATTCTTCGCACAGAAACCTATGGTATTTCCGACAGCGACCTCCTGCGGATACCTGCAGATTGGATTT
The Alicyclobacillus curvatus genome window above contains:
- a CDS encoding DUF1450 domain-containing protein, whose translation is MYGGFILIEVCDANPASRPELFRLEEEFVGISIIENTCMSECELCAQCSYVFFDGDIMVADTPDSLLSLLRQRMHQLTPAETDTST
- a CDS encoding response regulator transcription factor, producing the protein MDHQPYILVVDDEERIRRLVRMYLERSGFRVDEAEDGNEALGMALAKPYSLLILDLMLPGLDGRDVCHQVRQSSNVPIIMLTAAGDETERVHGFELGADDYVVKPFSPRELVMRVKALLKRSGEPDLQKPELQQVMTFRDLAIHLDARRVEVAGEEISLTPKEFDLLVYMAQRPDKVFSREELLRDVWNYQFYGDQRTVDTHIKRLREKLGQASERVSLYIGTVWGVGYKFEANP
- a CDS encoding iron dicitrate transport regulator FecR; this translates as MKRKDEIEDLYTSLRGQRDITKGIVDQIQDAKFRVAITGAGISSASGLPLLGDDVGGIELREFFDGSIYHQDKKQFYDSYRKILRMFVQARPNPAHTALAASHVSVITQNIDGLHRIAGSERLLEIHGNIRELRCMNCGLVESSMRALHYSVPRCPNCNQILHPGITLTGEEVRHVSRATDWAGRADLILIVGTELSAQPVAKLPDAARQGTPIIEINQNAEVLLPMLLQQEHA
- a CDS encoding DUF2797 domain-containing protein, which gives rise to MVHLKGFLRELHNHTVSVEDTNYRVEYALSVGNEELPLTSLLENSIEMRFTGEKSCVHCGRKVKKLFQNGYCYPCVTTLAECDLCIVKPHECHYDQGTCRDNTFGDSHCMIPHYVYLADSSAVKVGLTRKGRQLKRWTDQGATSAVLLAQTPTRKLAGQLEMHIAQHLPDKTDWRKMLRDTGDRDADLLDVRQQVISRLDSGYTGFILADSGPIHRFEYPRVSGFEPILKSLSLDKEPTVSGRLYAIKGQYLMFEHGVLNIKKHAGFHVEVSVSAGVS
- a CDS encoding trypsin-like peptidase domain-containing protein — its product is MATNPRTGTRKRQNPVVNTGLPNFVSLVNRYKKAVVGIEVTQERHAAPRLLPFGMPWERPEAENFRSINIGTGFFFDQKGHILTNEHVVHGATKVLLRQYGKQEPIEATIVASDYRHDIAILRAPIAIPKTILRMSEQKAAKPGEWVVAIGSPLGLDHTVTVGIVSAVGRPLKIGERDYPNLLQTDAAINRGNSGGPLINLSGQVVGMNTAVSQSSQGIGFAIAAEVLHDTVRRLMK
- a CDS encoding helix-turn-helix transcriptional regulator; protein product: MNPSFGTRVRRLRQERSWSQQELSLRSGISTPHISSIERGKRFPSLEYALRLAESLGVPLNALCDESSTLQPPKMKNSPYELPLYLQNFVLNESATPYLQAAHRLSTLPREDRDLLTLMIDLLSQSRHVAPAALTH
- a CDS encoding DUF1450 domain-containing protein, with translation MANSMNLKWCKKNLEKYSQAVYDLIVQEHPEVECEIVDCADKCALCTDVPFAVRNNATVAARDARGLYMKLERGFGFVSKPILPGTYEDAASKAEEETPVTT
- a CDS encoding HAMP domain-containing protein → MIQNSIVAKLWLTIVGMVGLVLLLLSFLLQQFFDNYVYQQQGAELRRVAFSVQTLIEKNPESLSSNVRLANNIAVIFDNANIVVQVPIAHQSTLGKVFDAFNQPDKQLFMNGQPVIREAGTGGKDHLSVYLLVKSPGSGAPGMIQVTQKMSTLDAPLTRMRNLIVFAVVLGVLLTTGLAFVVSKNLSRPLVQMNKAAEDMARGNFHHRIQVVTKDEVGRLGRTFNFLTNELERTIAALSVEKDQLSSILSSLVDGVVAADAGGHITLANPPALRRLASFYDLSVAPEPPSSDGDKRLPAPLLSMMENVSRVNQTQTREMNWHGRDYVFVMTPLYESDGSTPRGVVCVFRDITEEKKLDRLRKDFIANVSHELRTPLSMMQGYSEALLDEFGDDPVSRRELTGIIHDESLRMKRLVNDLLDLAQLESGHFQMDYQQIDFAELIERVGRKFSQLAAEQIVSLETKVPTEQILILADADRMEQVCTNLVDNAIRHTHEGGHVTLVLSRTERLARLTVTDTGSGIPKDDLPYIWERFYKADKARTRGASGGIGLGLSITRHIILEHGGDIMVNSREGHGTTFTVSLPLGDLRQASQEE
- a CDS encoding PrsW family intramembrane metalloprotease; the encoded protein is MFYAILAVLPVCLLLIWLYTRDRLHPEPKRRVWSLFLRGAGVVLPAGLLERVLMESHGIGVANSLMLPSVFVTAFFVAGMVEEFLKAAVVDRGALQRGYIHTPLDSIIYSGATALGFACVENILYVTHDGISTAVLRAVTAVPAHLMFGIWMGYYFAQSVFRGKSKAWAYIVPAVAHGLYDTFALSNGWWSDGLLFVYLLILLEQSLRRIDRAERLSVEVHQRVS